In Candidatus Thermoplasmatota archaeon, the genomic window TATTGAAAGTGGAGGGATACAGAGTCTCGAAGGCTCGTGACGGTCCCGAGTGCTTTGACGTAATTGAGGAAGTGAGCCCGGACCTCGTCCTGCTCGACGTCAACATGCCAGGAATGAACGGGTGGGGCGTCTACGAGAAGCTGAGGGAGAATCCAAGGACGAAGGACATTCCGATAGCGATGTTCACCGTCAGGGCTCATCCTGGTGAGATAGAGAGGGCCCTGAACGCGATCGGTGTCGAGGACTACATAACGAAACCCTTCGATCCGGACGAGCTTGTGCGGCGTGTTGCGAGGCTTCTTTCGGAGTA contains:
- a CDS encoding response regulator, with the translated sequence MASKKILVVDDEQNILDLVEMILKVEGYRVSKARDGPECFDVIEEVSPDLVLLDVNMPGMNGWGVYEKLRENPRTKDIPIAMFTVRAHPGEIERALNAIGVEDYITKPFDPDELVRRVARLLSE